The region TTGTTAAGGGTAGACATGGCTTTGCATTCCCcatcttcacagtgagggtggtgaggcactggcccaggttgcccagggaagttgtggatgccccatccctgaaggtgttcaaggccaggttggacggggccttgagcagcctggtccagtgggaggtgtccctgcccatggcatggggtgtGGAGttagatctttaaggtcccttccaactcaaaccattctatgattctatgatcttgctGGATTTGCTTGTGCCTAAGCTTTTCCAGGAGCTGCGACTGACTGCTCTTGGTGAAGGTTTGAGGTGCCAGCCTCAGTGTGTGCCTTGTGCAGCCCTTTCTGTGCCTGGGCTGGGGCCACCGGGCCACAGGTTGGTCACTCCTACTCTTCTTCCacagtggcagctgctgctgacagatGCTTCTGAGCTACAGATCCCCATATCTCTGCCTGGAAGCTTACTCTCTGGGTGCATGGAGCACTTGCTAGTGAATTTCTGGAGCTCCAGGAAGCTGAGCAGGTGCTGTGGTGAGGAGCTCGATGAGGAAGATGCCTCTTCCTGACAGGCTGTGGAGCTCACCAAGTCTTGCTGATGGATTATAGGTCAGGGATGCAGCTTAGTTTGATACCTGGCCAACTGGTTAGCTCCTGACCTTTGAAGGCTGATACTCCCTTGTGAGCCCTGCAGGGGCCAGGCCTGCTTTTAGCCAGTTCAGTGAGGGCCCTGTGCCAGCTCTCTTGGGTGGCAGCTCTGTGGCCACCTACCAGACTGTTTTGGTGCTGCTTGTAATTAAACTAGTGGGGAGATGAGGGTGGCGTGCTCTCACACTTATTACAGGACTGACTTCTGATTTGAATGCTGATGGGGTAGTAGTGTTGGGTGTTGGACGGCTGGGGCTGAGTCTGTTTCTTGCAGATGGCTGGGGAGAGATGCACCCTGCAAGGCTGTTAATAAAACTTACTGAGTTGAGCTCTGATCTCTGTCAGTGCCATGGATCACTGTGCTGTGGTGTGACTGCTCTGGGGCTGGTTACAAAGGGccttgctgctcctgctgaagtTGCACTAATTGGCTGTACGGCTTGTTTGAAATATGCAGTGTTACACATAGCCTGGCGTAAGCAAGTGTCTAATCCTTGATGCTAGTTACTCGGGCAGAATGCTGGCTGAAACTCTGGTTTGCAAATAGTGGGAAATGTCTCTCTGAGATGGGGAAGTGACACCCTGTTGATGAGAGGTGGAAGGAGATGTGTTGCAAGGTCTCTAGGTATCATGCAGGGTGTGTTTGAGCCCCAGGGGTTCATGGTGCGTTGGGATGCTTGGACCTGTTTATTTGATTTGTCTTCACCTATTCACTCAGCTTTGGGTTCCCCATCTCCTTCCAGCTTCTTGCTCAAGAAAATTGGGATCTGGGAAGAGTCAATGGAGAGTAAGTGTCTCCCCTGTGCAGAGTGGGTGGATGCAACCACTGAGCTGGAAATGCCTGCAACATGATGCGTGGTGTAGCATGGAGGGCAGTAGGAGCAGATGGATGGTGAAGCCCTCTCAAAGCGCAGAGGAACACCGAGTGCTGGTGTTGTGCACAGAGGAAGTGGCAGGTGTGAGTTCAGGTTCCCAGATACATGGTTTGCTGGAAACCCCTTGCCTGCAGCAGAAAGGTTGGCATGGAGGCATATCAAATTGCATCACAGAGTGGTatgggttgaagggaccttaaagctcatccactTCCAAGcctcctgccttgggcagggacatctcccactggattagattgctcaaagcctcatccaacctggacttgaacacctccagggaaggggcagccatgacttccctgggtaacctgggccagtgcttccCCGCTGTCATAatgtaaaatttcttccttaggTCTAATCTCAATCTGTCCTCTTTCAtgttaaaaccattcccccttgtcctatccctgcattccctgatatAGAGCCCCTCCACGGCTTTCTTGTAGCAGGTTCTCCCAGAGCCTTCTATTCTCTAGGCTGAACtaccccaattctctcaggcTGGTTATCTTTCTGGCCTTCTGGACTCGCTTCAACAGGTCCGCATCCTTATGTTGGTGgccccagagctgaacacaggacttcaggtggggtctcacaagagcagagtagtgGTTCAGGCAGGCCAGTGCACTTTGCATCCTTCTGCTTAATTAAGGCAATATTTGGGCCTGCTCTACAACTCCCCCTTTGCAGCTCAACTACCAGCACTGCTCACCTTAGTAGAGAATCCTGTGCTAATGCTGGGTTGAAGTGGGCTTCTCCCACCACCTGCCTGGTTGAGGGCTGCTGCCAGGTGACCCTTGCCTGCCGTGTGCTTTGTGCAGCCTTTGGCAGGTCTTCCAAGGCAAAACTAGGGTGTGAGTCCTCTTGAGTCTCCAGTGTCCTGGAATGCTGAATTGTTGTAAGCTAGGGTCCTAGTTGGCCAGTGGTGCTGGAGCCTTGCTGAGACCGGGGTCAGCAAAGTAATCCAGAGAGCCTGAGCTGAAGTATTTCCCTGCAGTGTGAGATGTAGCTCTAAGGCCCTGGGTGACTGATGACTATCTTCTCATCCTAGCCTGCCCAAAATAGGCAAGAGCCCTGCAGGAGCTCTTGTCTCTGCCTTGGCCCTGTAGTAAGGCTGACTGATTCAGCTTGATAAGATAAACACAGAGCTTGAATAGTTGGGTACCTGTGCTGGGAACTAACTCTTGAGGGCTCCTCAATCTAGCAAATAAAGGTGTTGCTGGATGTAGTGGTTGAAACTAGACAGACGAGTTTAGAGCTTGCTCTTAGCATCTGTCAGGATTTGTGttcactgtttcccacagctgGAGCCTTCAAAGGCTCTTGAGGATGCTCATCcctgctgtgcttttctggCCTCTGCTGCGCATGGAGAGTGGGTAATCTTGGACCAAGACCTTAAATATTATGGGTATCGCAGTAATACTGCAAGTATTACTTTCTATTAAACCCCTTGAAACCTCTGGTGGGGAGGTGAGCATCTGTTCTGGTGCTGGTGCTCTTGAGGTGTGGGGATCCATCCTGAGTGGGCTTTCCCCTGTTGTTGCAGTTGGCTCCAAGGAGGTGTGAGGAACCAccttctgtgctttctgaagGACAGCAAATCTTTTGAGCTCTGTCCCTGGGATGTGTGGCTGTGTGGGCTGCTCTGGAGCCCTGCTTGAAGGAATGGGGGTGTGGGTGAAGGGGGAGACCTGTTCCACCCCACTGTTGCAGAGAGTGGCACTCCCTGGTCTGGTGGAGCACACAGGATATGACTGGGCAGGCTCAGAGCCAGCACTGTTGCTGCACTAAAGTGCTTTGCAGAGGATGGTGAGCCAGGGTGGTGTGTGCCAGCACCCAATGAAGAATGGTGCCAGTGAAGCCTGTCACGTAGGCCCTTGGTAGTGCTGCACAGGCGATGTctgctgccctcctgcctgGGTCCCAGCTAGAGCAAAGAACTTTGAGCTCTTCCtcttgcagcagagctggaggagcgATGCTAGTGCTGGCTGGGGGCTTGAGGTGGCAGTGGCTGCTGGATATTCCCAGTAAGGCCCCCGCTGGGGGAAGGTTGCTCTGGCTTCAGCCTCGTAGCTGCTTCTCTAGGAGAAGCCATGTGCTTTGTGGTGGTGACAATAAACCTCCTGAGGAGGTTGGGTTGGGTACCTGTTTCCCCAGGCCTGTACGTGGGCAGTGATTCCTGCGTGCCTTCCTGGAGGAAGAGGTAGGTGGAGTGTCTCTTTGGTAGGAGCCCTGGGGAATGCCTCCCTCGCAGATGAGTGAGTCAGgggaggctggggctgtgctttGCCTCCCTTCCTGCTGTTCTGGTGTCCTTTGGGCTGGGCAGAGGCTGGGGAGCACAGGGGCTGGGTGAGGGTGTTTCAAACttgcctgcagcagcaagagcctggacccttcctgctcttctggcTCTGTCCGTCTGGATTGCTGTCTGGCATGTGCTCCAGTGAGCATGTGTGGGGAGTGCCAGTCCTTCCTGTAGGCCTGCatccttctcctgcagctctcTCCTCTAACTGGGGATGCTCTCTCCCGTTTGGAAGGAGAATGGAAGTCACTGCCGAGTAGGCTGTGCTGACCTCTGAGGTGCTGGGTTATGGAGCGGTACCTCTTTGAAAGAGAGTTCTGTGTATGGATGTGAAACAAGCAACTCGGCCACCAGAGACTAGTGTTTGTTACTGAACCAATGGCTTCTCTTCCTcgtgcagcagctctgccagtggTGCTTTGTTGCTTCTCTGGTGGGGATCAGTGGACAGAAGCCCAAAGCCGATCATAAAGGCACTGCTCTGTGGCGAGTGTGGACCAGCTCTATGTCTCCCTTGGAAACCTTGTGCTAGAGTCGGGAAGAGTAGTGTGTTGGGTAGGTATGGATGGCAAGGCTGGTGGCAACATTGTGGTGCTCATGGGTGATAATGCTTCAACCTGTACAGCAGGAGCAAGACGTAAGGGGCTGGAGACAGGGTGCTGAGGATTGAAGCTTTCCTAGTTGGCTTGAAATGTTAGGATCCTGCCTTGGAAGGACTGCTGGTAGTGAATGGTGAGGTCCCAGTGAGAAGTAGGGAGCATATGGCCCAACTGGAAAGTGGATTTTGGTGTGTGAGATCAGCTGAGAGCATTGCTGGCCAGGTACAGAACTGTACCTCTAGCTGTGCTTGAAATCTGCTgatctgcagggctgtgctctgcGTGCTGCGCTCTTGGGAAAACAGCTGCCTGATCTGCCCTTCCTCTCCACAGAGATACTGCCACCACCATGGAGGGGATTGTGACCATGTATCAGGACTTCATGAAGAAAGCAGGTGAGTGTTTGGCTCGgcccagctgcagggcaggtgGCACCACATGCTTTAGTGCCACAGGCCCAGGGGAGGGGTCTGTCACCCCTGAAGCAGTCTGGGTATCCTGCCTCTGCCCAGatgcagaagcagctctgtggtttttttggCTGCTTGTTATGATGCTGCCTCACCTCAGTGCCCATGCAGGCCCTTTTGGTGCACTTCTGCTCTCCTGGGCAAAGAGTCTCcaggctgccctgcagcagacTTCAGGCTGGTGTCACCAGCCTCTGCTCCCAGGCTGCCCTAACCTGCACTCCTGTGAGAGCAGGATTGCTGTATCCTTGCCTCTGCTGTGGCAGGAGCATTGcttgcagcaggcagggatgagAATGCTAACTGCTCTGCACCGTGGCTCTCTCCGCAGACCCCCGCATTGCTGATTATCCACTGATGCAGTCCCCGTTTCTTGTGATGGGCATCCTTCTGGCATATGTCTACTTTGTACTATCCTTGGGTCCTTGGCTAATGGCCAACAGAAAGCCTTTAAATCTGAAGAAGTTCATGGTGCTATACAACTTCTTTCTGGTGGGACTCTCAATTTACATTGTCTATGAGGTGAGTTGTTGGCAGTAGGCTTTGTGTGGCACGTATAAAGCAGTCTGTGCTGACTGCGTGGGTGATGGGAGCGCTTCTGCAGGCTGTTCTCTGCCCTTTGGTGCAGGGCTTGATGTGTGTTGGCCTCACCCTGTTGATGTTCTTGTTGCAGTTCCTGATGGCAGGGTGGCTTACTGGGTACACCTGGCGATGTGACCCTGTGGACTTCTCGCAGGACCCCAAGGCCCTCAGGGTGAGTTCTTGTCCTTCTGATAAGGATGGCCTGGGATGGCCTTTATTCAGCATTTGTGTTTGGACACCAAGGTCATAGCTATCTGCCTCTCCCAAGGCAGAGGACTTAGTCCCTGGCTCTTGGTTTCACCCCAGCGTTACTTTATGGAGACCCTTGGTTGCTCAGCGCTTTCAGGCTGAGGTAGGTCTCTAATGTTAACTTGTTCTGTTACAGATGGTCAGAGTTGCTTGGCTCTTTGTCTTCTCCAAGTTCATTGAGCTGACAGACACGGTGagtgagctgctggggaggtCTTGTCACTGCATGTTGGGCAGGGAGCTTGGGCCCCTTGTACTTGGGGTTGGTGccttttcttcagcctttccaGTCCAACCAGGCAGTGCTTCTGTCTGGCATGGTTGCTGTGGACTCTGGCGTCTGCAATAGCCAACTCTTGGCATGTTACAGCTCTGGAAGCTGTGAGGTGACCTAATGTGTGGTAGTAGTGAgcttggagaaggaggagagcatCACTGAGATCAGCCACTGAATTAGTGGCTCAGCCTGCTTTAGGtgctccccagggctgcagggctTTGATGCTATTGGGTTCTCATTGCAGGTTATCTTTGTCCTGCGGAAGAAGAATGAACAGGTCACATTCCTGCACCTCTTCCACCACTCTGTTCTGCCTTGGAGCTGGTGGTGGGGAGCAAAGTTTGGTCCAGGTAAGATGGAGACAATCTGGGtgcacagcctggagaagggatgtGGGGTCAGCCCATGCATGCTGAGAAGGGCTTTGTTTTAGGTATTGCTGGGCTCTCAGGACCTGCTTGTAGTTCTAATTGCTGTGGAGGGCCGATTTATGCTAATGAACATGTGTCTTTGCAGGGGGAATGGGCTCATTCCATGCTATGGTCAATTCCATGGTGCATGTTGTCATGTACTTCTACTACGGGCTCTCagcagcaggacctgcctttcagaaGTACCTGTGGTGGAAGAAGCACATCACAGCCATCCAGCTGGTGAGTTTGCTGTGGAGCAGAGCATATGCCGTCACCCTCTGATGCGAGGGGCAGACCAGCCCTCGTACCTATGAAAGATCCAGCCAGCAGCTGTATCTTTCTGCAGCCTCTCACCCGGTTTCTAGCAGTTCTGGCCCACTGTGGGCCTCTGATAGCCCTACAGCCTCGTCAGGGTGAGGGCGATGCTCAGCCTGCAGCCACATTGGGAGGGTGAGAGGCATGTGCTGCCTTGAGACCTTGTGCGtgcttcttccagctgctgagGCTCTGCCTCATCATGAGGATGTCTGCTGTAGGGTGGGAAAGGAACTTCTTAGCTTAATTTACAAAGGTCTCTGGTGGGATCCCTGACCCTGCTCCTATAAATGACTTGTCGCTGCTCTGCCTTGCTCCCAGGCACAGTTCGTGATTGTCTCCATCCACATCTCCCAGTATTACTTCATGCCCAGCTGCCAGTACCAGTTCCCCATCTTCATTCACCTCATCTGGATTTATGGGACCATCTTCTTTATCCTCTTCTCCAACTTTTGGTACCAGTCCTACACCAAGGGCAAACGGTTGCCCAGAGTGGCTCAGCAAGCAGCCCAGCACAACGGTAGCAGCATCCACGAGAACGGCGCTGTTGCCAACGGGAAGCTCAAAGCCAACTAGAGGGCAAGGCCCTCCCAGAGCCAATGAGAGCCCCggggcagaggcagctgggACCTGTTCCTCTGCTCCTGGGTGCCACTAGCCAAGTCAAGTGCCTACAGACTGTTGTACCCCtgtgcccagccctgctgtcctCTGTCTGCATgcccagcccctctgctctgacCAGCCACGGGCAACTTCTCCTGCTCCTGGGAGGGCTCGTGCTGTTTCTCAGTGTTGCTGAGCAgggaggcagctgcctgcatcacagctgtggggctgcagtcCCATTCCAGTGTTTCCAAAGGAACTTCCCCTAAGTGCCTACATCAGGCCCTTCTGCCTGGGGTCCATTTCCTTCTGAGTAGGACCAAAAGAAGAAACCAACTGGTTCCTGTCCTGgtgccctctcctctcccctgtcTCATCAGCGCCTGTGTGGATGAGCAGACTTGTCCCTGGTCACTTGCTGCTGCCAGTTCAAGTGCGAGTGCTCC is a window of Cuculus canorus isolate bCucCan1 chromosome 8, bCucCan1.pri, whole genome shotgun sequence DNA encoding:
- the ELOVL1 gene encoding elongation of very long chain fatty acids protein 1; protein product: MEGIVTMYQDFMKKADPRIADYPLMQSPFLVMGILLAYVYFVLSLGPWLMANRKPLNLKKFMVLYNFFLVGLSIYIVYEFLMAGWLTGYTWRCDPVDFSQDPKALRMVRVAWLFVFSKFIELTDTVIFVLRKKNEQVTFLHLFHHSVLPWSWWWGAKFGPGGMGSFHAMVNSMVHVVMYFYYGLSAAGPAFQKYLWWKKHITAIQLAQFVIVSIHISQYYFMPSCQYQFPIFIHLIWIYGTIFFILFSNFWYQSYTKGKRLPRVAQQAAQHNGSSIHENGAVANGKLKAN